One Dysidea avara chromosome 7, odDysAvar1.4, whole genome shotgun sequence genomic region harbors:
- the LOC136259991 gene encoding uncharacterized protein isoform X1 translates to MGKLNVALLRYLSREDFRVLTAVEVGMKNHDIVPASLVASIAGLKHGGSHKILRNLVKHNLLCYEHHKAEGYRLTFTGYDYLALKCFADRDVICSVGNQIGVGKESDLYIVADASGCQFALKLHRLGRTSFRRLKQKRDYHQHRKHTSWLYLSRLAATKEFAFMKNQRHNCQLEWSKGYYVLRDRGFPVPKPVDFNRHCVIMELIDGYPLCQVKSVADPSLLYSSLMELVVHLANHGLIHCDFNEFNIILNEKDQVTLIDFPQMVSTSHYNAKSYFDHDVQCVRDFFKRRFDFIGASCPTFDEIKKIASLDIEVFASGFTKDMEQDLQKEFHTCDASDSDSEPVVDQDAHLNQNPSLDQDSDLDQDPALDQDSDIDHSIAGDKTELTKNLFGNPEPIDTTQPTSDVETDSDSVSDEMEQFGPQNHLYRPHRDTTQPSSIVVKKAVVPDLSVVRKQVKKTLTKKQKMRHKPPPQGGSGKVRKERSKRKQVSDNMF, encoded by the exons ATGGGAAAGCTAAATGTCGCTCTGTTGCGCTATTTGTCACGAGAAGACTTCCGCGTATTGACCGCT GTGGAGGTTGGTATGAAAAACCATGACATAGTTCCAGCTAGCTTGGTGGCGTCAATAGCCGGTCTAAAGCATGGTGGATCACACAAGATACTCAGAAACTTAGTAAAGCACAACCTCTTATGTTATGAACATCACAAGG CTGAAGGCTACAGGCTGACCTTCACTGGATATGATTACTTGGCATTGAAGTGTTTTGCTGATCGTGATGTGATATGTTCTGTAGGCAATCAGATTGGAGTTGGGAAAGAATCAG ATTTATACATTGTTGCTGATGCCTCAGGATGCCAGTTTGCATTAAAATTACATCG GTTAGGAAGGACTTCATTTCGTCGACTGAAGCAGAAAAGAGACTACCATCAACATAGGAAACACACATCTTGGCTATACCTTTCACGACTTGCTGCTACCAAAGAATTTGCGTTTATGAAG AACCAGAGACATAATTGCCAATTGGAGTGGTCGAAAGGTTACTAT GTTCTAAGAGATAGAGGCTTTCCTGTTCCTAAGCCGGTGGACTTCAATCGTCACTGTGTTATCATGGAGCTCATTGATGGTTATCCACT GTGTCAGGTTAAAAGTGTTGCAGATCCTTCACTACTCTACTCTAGTCTGATGGAGTTAGTAGTACATTTGGCTAACCATGGCCTGatacattgtgacttcaatgaGTTTAATATTATCCTGAATGAGAAGGATCAGGTGACTCTAATAGACTTCCCTCAGATGGTCTCAACGTCACACTATAATGCTAAATC GTACTTTGATCATGATGTACAATGTGTTAGAGACTTTTTCAAGAGACGGTTTGACTTTATTGGAGCATCATGTCCAACATTTGATGAAATAAA GAAGATAGCATCATTGGACATTGAAGTGTTCGCCAGTGGGTTCACCAAAGACATGGAGCAAGATCTACAGAAGGAG TTCCACACTTGTGATGCGAGTGATAGTGACTCCGAACCAGTAGTGGATCAAGATGCTCACCTTAATCAAAATCCTAGTTTAGATCAAGATTCTGACCTAGATCAAGATCCTGCTTTAGATCAAGATTCTGACATTGATCATAGCATTGCTGGTGACAAAACTGAACTAACAAAAAATCTATTTGGTAACCCAGAACCTATTGATACCACACAGCCTACTTCAGATGTAGAAACTGATAGTGACTCTGTATCAGATGAGATGGAACAATTTGGTCCCCAAAATCATCTATACCGACCTCACAGAGATACCACTCAACCGTCAAGTATAGTAGTGAAGAAAGCTGTGGTACCTGACCTGTCAGTTGTGAGAAAGCAAGTAAAGAAAACTCTCACAAAGAAACAAAAAATGAGACACAAACCACCTCCACAAGGAGGCAGTGGAAAAGTTAGAAAAGAACGCAGCAAGAGAAAACAAGTGTCTGACAATATGTTTTAa
- the LOC136259991 gene encoding uncharacterized protein isoform X2, producing MGKLNVALLRYLSREDFRVLTAVEVGMKNHDIVPASLVASIAGLKHGGSHKILRNLVKHNLLCYEHHKAEGYRLTFTGYDYLALKCFADRDVICSVGNQIGVGKESDLYIVADASGCQFALKLHRLGRTSFRRLKQKRDYHQHRKHTSWLYLSRLAATKEFAFMKVLRDRGFPVPKPVDFNRHCVIMELIDGYPLCQVKSVADPSLLYSSLMELVVHLANHGLIHCDFNEFNIILNEKDQVTLIDFPQMVSTSHYNAKSYFDHDVQCVRDFFKRRFDFIGASCPTFDEIKKIASLDIEVFASGFTKDMEQDLQKEFHTCDASDSDSEPVVDQDAHLNQNPSLDQDSDLDQDPALDQDSDIDHSIAGDKTELTKNLFGNPEPIDTTQPTSDVETDSDSVSDEMEQFGPQNHLYRPHRDTTQPSSIVVKKAVVPDLSVVRKQVKKTLTKKQKMRHKPPPQGGSGKVRKERSKRKQVSDNMF from the exons ATGGGAAAGCTAAATGTCGCTCTGTTGCGCTATTTGTCACGAGAAGACTTCCGCGTATTGACCGCT GTGGAGGTTGGTATGAAAAACCATGACATAGTTCCAGCTAGCTTGGTGGCGTCAATAGCCGGTCTAAAGCATGGTGGATCACACAAGATACTCAGAAACTTAGTAAAGCACAACCTCTTATGTTATGAACATCACAAGG CTGAAGGCTACAGGCTGACCTTCACTGGATATGATTACTTGGCATTGAAGTGTTTTGCTGATCGTGATGTGATATGTTCTGTAGGCAATCAGATTGGAGTTGGGAAAGAATCAG ATTTATACATTGTTGCTGATGCCTCAGGATGCCAGTTTGCATTAAAATTACATCG GTTAGGAAGGACTTCATTTCGTCGACTGAAGCAGAAAAGAGACTACCATCAACATAGGAAACACACATCTTGGCTATACCTTTCACGACTTGCTGCTACCAAAGAATTTGCGTTTATGAAG GTTCTAAGAGATAGAGGCTTTCCTGTTCCTAAGCCGGTGGACTTCAATCGTCACTGTGTTATCATGGAGCTCATTGATGGTTATCCACT GTGTCAGGTTAAAAGTGTTGCAGATCCTTCACTACTCTACTCTAGTCTGATGGAGTTAGTAGTACATTTGGCTAACCATGGCCTGatacattgtgacttcaatgaGTTTAATATTATCCTGAATGAGAAGGATCAGGTGACTCTAATAGACTTCCCTCAGATGGTCTCAACGTCACACTATAATGCTAAATC GTACTTTGATCATGATGTACAATGTGTTAGAGACTTTTTCAAGAGACGGTTTGACTTTATTGGAGCATCATGTCCAACATTTGATGAAATAAA GAAGATAGCATCATTGGACATTGAAGTGTTCGCCAGTGGGTTCACCAAAGACATGGAGCAAGATCTACAGAAGGAG TTCCACACTTGTGATGCGAGTGATAGTGACTCCGAACCAGTAGTGGATCAAGATGCTCACCTTAATCAAAATCCTAGTTTAGATCAAGATTCTGACCTAGATCAAGATCCTGCTTTAGATCAAGATTCTGACATTGATCATAGCATTGCTGGTGACAAAACTGAACTAACAAAAAATCTATTTGGTAACCCAGAACCTATTGATACCACACAGCCTACTTCAGATGTAGAAACTGATAGTGACTCTGTATCAGATGAGATGGAACAATTTGGTCCCCAAAATCATCTATACCGACCTCACAGAGATACCACTCAACCGTCAAGTATAGTAGTGAAGAAAGCTGTGGTACCTGACCTGTCAGTTGTGAGAAAGCAAGTAAAGAAAACTCTCACAAAGAAACAAAAAATGAGACACAAACCACCTCCACAAGGAGGCAGTGGAAAAGTTAGAAAAGAACGCAGCAAGAGAAAACAAGTGTCTGACAATATGTTTTAa
- the LOC136259988 gene encoding sodium/potassium/calcium exchanger 2-like yields MAFTLRRRLLSCPLRAIFLLVIVSLTLASTYFSAAKDPNIEPKNYRVEISYRSRRLLNIVNNTDLENRTNGTTSKDREFPNDIFSLEQKRRGAVVLHIVGVLYMFVALAIVCDEFFIPALEIVAQRLKLSNDVAGATFMAAGGSAPEFFTSVAGVFFAKDAVGFGTIVGSAVFNILFVISMCSLLAKGVLALTWWPLFRDAVFYSIALSILIVFYRDGKIEWYESLVLFVLYIIYAFFMGFNSKIEFFVKDKLSYVKLPCCRIKAAVQQITNQSMVVDNDSTDQGARSELIELEQYFIESKPSSIVADKENMLLMNGHTNFDNHPLAPQHTPRPYRKMSSNFSVDINGDVHENHSRDLLSPSYNRNRMDSPYYNEDQLSNTDSGIRSNSFYEKTSIPDSAIVGVCDCEERESSPESGIRLVPPRHERVNSVRNSANSTTSSHHPLMNSLSSSSLHQARKVSTPSGANPVMISSLSQDCSSGVAAANRNHRLSVPCYPSSSRRNSTWEAPSSSSQIISNSTVIIVTHSRSETSTHSGKSTRTNSKSQLMSDSSPQIISVQPIKTDNEDQDDSADNSNNNKDDDDDEDIGFSGETRFVNIIWPKGCKRRIAYFLLFPLIVLLYFTLPDVNKPFWKLFFPWTFIGSIGWIMVFSYLMVWWSTEIGDTFSISPAIMGLTFLAAGTSIPDLISSVIVARKGLGDMALSSSIGSNMFDVTVGLPIPWLLYSAINGGEAVDVASSGLFCSIVLLVLMLCVTIVSIAVLRWQLNKILGVEFLICYCVFLTLSLLLELDKIDCPAGN; encoded by the exons ATGGCTTTTACGCTAAGAAGAAGGCTGCTCAGCTGTCCCCTACGAGCGATTTTTCTCCTTGTGATCGTCTCACTGACGCTAGCCAGCACATATTTCTCAGCAGCAAAAGATCCTAATATAGAACCTAAGAATTACAGAGTTGAAATAAGTTACAGGAGCAGACGGCTACTGAATATTGTCAATAATACAGATTTGGAAAACCGTACAAATGGAACAACAAGTAAAGACAGAGAATTCCCTAATGATATATTTTCACTGGAGCAGAAGAGACGTGGTGCTGTTGTTCTACACATAGTGGGTGTCCTGTACATGTTTGTAGCACTGGCAATAGTTTGTGATGAGTTCTTTATACCGGCACTAGAAATTGTTGCTCAACGACTCAAACTGTCGAACGATGTTGCAGGGGCCACATTCATGGCTGCTGGTGGGAGTGCTCCAGAATTTTTCACATCTGTGGCTGGTGTGTTCTTTGCCAAGGATGCTGTAGGGTTTGGTACAATTGTTGGGTCAGCAGTTTTCAATATCTTATTTGTCATATCAATGTGCTCCCTGCTGGCAAAAGGAGTTCTTGCATTGACTTGGTGGCCATTGTTCCGTGATGCTGTCTTCTATTCCATAGCACTTTCAATTTTGATTGTCTTTTACCGTGATGGTAAAATAGAGTGGTATGAATCACTTGTTCTATTTGTACTCTACATCATTTATGCCTTTTTTATGGGGTTCAATTCCAAGATAGAATTCTTTGTTAAAGATAAGTTGAGCTACGTGAAGTTACCTTGCTGCAGGATCAAAGCTGCAGTACAACAAATTACTAACCAGTCAATGGTTGTTGACAATGACAGTACTGATCAAGGAGCTCGAAGTGAATTAATAGAGCTGGAACAATATTTCATAGAAAGTAAACCTTCCTCCATTGTAGCAGACAAGGAAAATATG TTGTTGATGAATGGCCACACCAATTTTGACAACCATCCCCTGGCTCCCCAGCACACACCTAGACCTTACAGAAAAATGTCATCCAATTTCTCTGTGGACATCAATGGAGATGTACATGAGAATCATTCTAGAGACTTACTCAGTCCATCCTACAATAGGAATAGGATGGACTCACCTTATTATAATGAAGATCAGTTGTCTAATACAGATTCTGGTATTAGAAGTAATTCTTTCTATGAAAAGACATCCATACCGGATTCTGCAATAGTCGGTGTGTGTGATTGTGAGGAACGGGAATCCAGCCCTGAGTCTGGAATACGGTTGGTGCCTCCAAGACATGAACGTGTGAACAGTGTGAGAAATTCTGCCAATTCCACCACTAGTTCTCACCATCCACTAATGAACTCTCTTTCTAGCTCTAGTCTCCATCAAGCTCGCAAAGTTTCAACTCCATCCGGTGCAAATCCAGTTATGATATCTTCACTAAGTCAAGACTGTAGCAGTGGTGTTGCCGCTGCTAATCGTAACCATCGTTTATCTGTACCCTGCTATCCATCATCTTCCCGTCGGAATTCAACATGGGAAGCTCCATCATCTTCTTCACAAATTATCAGCAATTCAACTGTAATTATCGTGACTCACTCTCGCAGTGAAACAAGTACTCACTCTGGGAAGAGTACTAGAACAAATTCAAAGTCACAGCTAATGTCTGATAGTAGCCCACAGATCATATCAGTGCAGCCAATTAAAACAGACAATGAAGACCAAGATGACAGCGCtgataatagtaataataataaggacgacgatgatgatgaagatATTGGGTTTAGTGGTGAGACAAGATTTGTGAACATCATTTGGCCTAAAGGCTGTAAGAGACGTATTGcctacttcttattgtttccaCTGATCGTACTCCTCTACTTCACTTTACCTGATGTCAACAAACCA TTTTGGAAACTTTTCTTTCCTTGGACATttattggcagtattggttggatcATGGTGTTCTCCTACTTGATGGTGTGGTGGTCTACTGAAATTGGTGACACATTTTCCATATCACCAGCT ATTATGGGGTTAACATTTCTAGCTGCTGGCACAAGCATCCCTGATCTAATCAGTAGTGTTATTGTAGCTAGAAAAGGCCTTGGTGATATGGCTCTGTCAAGCTCTATTGGCAGTAATATGTTTGACGTGACTGTCGG CTTGCCTATTCCCTGGCTTCTCTACAGTGCCATAAACGGTGGGGAAGCTGTGGACGTTGCCAGCAGTGGTCTGTTCTGTTCCATCGTCTTACTGGTGTTGATGTTGTGCGTA